From a region of the Torulaspora globosa chromosome 7, complete sequence genome:
- the ARG1 gene encoding argininosuccinate synthase (ancestral locus Anc_3.170) — protein sequence MSKGKVCLAYSGGLDTSIILAWLLEQGYEVVAFMANVGQEEDFDAAREKALKIGATKYVLVDCREDFVKDILFPAVQVNAAYEDIYLLGTSLARPVIAKAQIDVAKQEGCFAVSHGCTGKGNDQIRFELGFYALKPDVKVIAPWRLPEFFERFAGRKDLLDYAAEKGIPVAQTKAKPWSTDENQAHISYEAGILEDPDTTPPKDMWKLIVDPQDAPETPQDLAIEFQRGLPVKVSYQRDGQQVVVTEPLEIFAHVSSLARANGVGRIDIVEDRYINLKSRGCYEQAPLTVLRRAHVDLEGLTLDKEVRALRDQFVTPAYSRLLYNGSYFTPECEYVRSMIQPSQESVNGVVRLRLYKGNVIVLGRSSATENLYDPTESSMDELTGFSPVDTSGFIAIQAIRVKKYGEAKKAKGQEITL from the coding sequence ATGTCGAAGGGCAAAGTTTGTTTGGCTTATTCTGGTGGTCTAGACACGTCTATTATCCTGGCCTGGTTGTTGGAGCAGGGCTACGAGGTGGTTGCGTTCATGGCGAACGTGGGCCAGGAGGAGGACTTCGACGCGGCCCGCGAGAAGGCTCTGAAGATCGGCGCCACCAAGTACGTTCTTGTCGACTGCCGCGAGGACTTTGTCAAAGATATCCTGTTCCCGGCCGTGCAGGTAAACGCCGCGTACGAGGATATCTATCTGCTGGGCACGTCTCTGGCCCGGCCCGTAATCGCCAAGGCGCAGATCGACGTGGCGAAGCAGGAGGGCTGCTTCGCCGTGTCGCACGGCTGCACCGGCAAGGGCAACGACCAGATCCGGTTCGAGCTGGGATTCTACGCGCTGAAGCCTGACGTCAAGGTGATCGCGCCCTGGAGACTGCCCgagttcttcgagagaTTCGCCGGGAGAAAGGATCTGCTCGACTATGCCGCGGAGAAAGGGATCCCCGTGGCGCAGACCAAGGCCAAGCCGTGGTCCACGGACGAGAACCAGGCGCACATCTCGTACGAGGCGGGCATCCTCGAGGACCCAGACACGACGCCTCCAAAGGACATGTGGAAACTGATTGTGGATCCGCAGGACGCGCCCGAGACGCCGCAGGACTTGGCGATCGAGTTCCAGCGCGGTCTGCCCGTCAAAGTGAGCTACCAGCGCGACGGCCAGCAGGTCGTGGTCACCGAGCCTCTGGAGATCTTCGCGCACGTGTCGAGCCTGGCAAGAGCTAACGGTGTCGGCAGAATCGACATCGTCGAGGACCGCTACATCAATCTGAAGTCGAGAGGCTGCTACGAGCAGGCTCCACTGACCGTGTTGAGAAGAGCTCACGTGGATTTGGAGGGTCTGACGTTGGACAAGGAAGTGCGCGCGTTGAGAGACCAATTCGTGACGCCAGCGTACTCCAGACTGCTGTACAACGGATCGTACTTCACGCCAGAGTGCGAGTACGTGAGATCGATGATCCAGCCTTCGCAGGAGTCCGTGAACGGTGTTGTCAGATTGAGACTGTACAAGGGTAATGTGATCGTGTTGGGCAGATCATCTGCTACGGAAAACTTGTACGATCCAACCGAGTCCTCGATGGACGAGTTGACCGGCTTCTCGCCAGTAGACACCAGTGGTTTCATCGCGATCCAGGCCATCAGAGTCAAGAAGTACGGcgaagccaagaaggcaAAGGGCCAAGAGATCACTCTTTAG